The Cervus canadensis isolate Bull #8, Minnesota chromosome X, ASM1932006v1, whole genome shotgun sequence genome contains a region encoding:
- the CLDN34 gene encoding claudin-34, producing the protein MPLLINSANCQMVGFAVATVGWILGTTAMGFVEWRVWYLDNASQFSGLACMGMWRVCVFRHTNITTATSCHSYSYHDTYLPLDIRVSQNLLLMASILGLLGKASVTFALKNVSMGILEKNTTYKAFVISGILNIAAGICISVALIWNYHSVMNEEGIVFPPSFNLPFKPHAQQIGNTVIVACLAAFVLFLSGWFFLSYKLPLDSQVHPEISGM; encoded by the coding sequence ATGCCCTTGCTCATCAATAGCGCCAATTGCCAAATGGTAGGTTTTGCAGTAGCCACTGTTGGATGGATCCTTGGCACCACTGCCATGGGCTTCGTGGAGTGGCGAGTATGGTATCTGGACAACGCCTCACAGTTCTCTGGTCTGGCCTGCATGGGAATGTGGAGAGTCTGTGTCTTCCGTCATACCAACATCACCACAGCAACCTCATGTCACAGTTACAGCTACCATGATACTTACCTACCTCTTGATATCCGTGTTTCTCAAAACCTCTTACTGATGGCCAGCATTCTAGGACTCTTGGGGAAAGCCTCTGTTACTTTTGCACTTAAAAAtgtgtccatgggaattcttgAGAAGAATACTACCTACAAAGCATTTGTCATTTCAGGAATTCTCAACATAGCTGCTGGTATCTGTATCTCAGTTGCTCTCATCTGGAATTACCACTCTGTGATGAATGAAGAGGGTATTGTCTTCCCACCATCTTTCAATTTACCCTTCAAGCCACATGCTCAGCAAATTGGCAACACTGTTATAGTGGCGTGTCTAGCTGCCTTTGTGCTGTTCTTAAGTGGGtggttttttctctcttacaaatTACCCCTGGATAGCCAAGTGCATCCTGAAATATCAGGAATGTAG